Proteins encoded together in one Nitrosopumilus sp. window:
- a CDS encoding V-type ATP synthase subunit A: protein MAAQGRIVWVSGPAVRADGMSDAKMYETVTVGNSKLVGEVIRLTGDVAFIQVYESTSGLKPGEPVIGTGNPLSVLLGPGIIGQLYDGIQRPLRELSKASGSFIGRGITTTPVDMTKKYHFVPTVSNGDEVLPGNIIGTVQETDLIEHSIMVPPDHPGGKISNIVSEGDYDLETELASAEKNGQNVPIKMYHRWPVRKPRPYKKRYDPTVPLLTGQRVIDTFFPIAKGGTGSIPGAFGTGKTVTLHQIAKWADSQVVVYIGCGERGNEMTEVLVEFPHLKDPRSGKPLMDRTVLVANTSNMPVAAREASIYTGVTIAEYYRDMGKDVVLVADSTSRWAEALREMSGRLEEMPAEEGYPSYLASRLAEFYERAGRVRAQGSPDRDGSVTLVGAVSPSGGDFTEPVTTHTMRFIKTFWALDAKLAYSRHYPSINWMNSYSGYLADIAKWWGENINEDWLSLRSEAYGILQREDTLKEIVRLLGPEALPDEEKLILEVARMVKIGLLQQNSFDDVDTYCSPEKQYKLLKLLVDFYRKGQQALKEGAALSDIRAMAVVTLILKARMDVKDDEMPKLDQLDKDMQEQFKAITGVKVSN from the coding sequence ATGGCAGCTCAAGGAAGAATTGTTTGGGTAAGTGGTCCTGCAGTTAGAGCAGACGGAATGTCTGATGCAAAAATGTACGAGACTGTTACCGTTGGAAATTCAAAACTAGTTGGAGAAGTAATTAGATTAACTGGTGATGTGGCATTTATTCAAGTATACGAATCAACAAGTGGATTAAAACCTGGTGAACCAGTTATTGGAACCGGAAACCCACTTAGTGTATTATTGGGTCCTGGAATTATTGGACAACTCTATGATGGAATTCAAAGACCATTAAGAGAACTATCTAAAGCATCTGGTTCATTCATTGGAAGAGGCATCACAACTACTCCAGTTGACATGACAAAAAAATATCACTTTGTTCCAACTGTAAGCAATGGTGATGAAGTATTGCCAGGAAATATTATTGGAACTGTTCAAGAAACTGATCTTATTGAGCACTCTATAATGGTACCACCAGATCATCCAGGTGGAAAAATCTCAAACATTGTTTCAGAAGGAGATTATGATTTAGAGACTGAACTTGCTTCTGCTGAAAAGAATGGTCAAAATGTACCTATCAAAATGTATCATAGATGGCCAGTTAGAAAACCACGTCCATACAAGAAAAGATATGATCCTACAGTTCCATTACTTACAGGTCAACGAGTTATTGATACATTCTTCCCAATTGCTAAAGGAGGAACAGGTTCAATTCCTGGAGCATTTGGAACAGGAAAGACTGTAACATTACACCAGATTGCAAAATGGGCTGATTCTCAAGTTGTTGTTTACATTGGTTGTGGCGAAAGAGGAAATGAGATGACTGAAGTATTAGTTGAATTCCCACACCTCAAAGATCCACGTAGTGGAAAACCACTTATGGATAGAACTGTTCTTGTTGCAAATACAAGTAACATGCCAGTAGCAGCCAGAGAGGCTAGTATCTATACTGGTGTAACAATTGCAGAATATTATAGAGATATGGGAAAAGACGTTGTACTTGTTGCAGATTCTACAAGTAGATGGGCCGAAGCACTTAGAGAAATGAGTGGTAGATTAGAAGAGATGCCTGCAGAAGAAGGATATCCATCATATCTTGCATCAAGATTAGCAGAATTTTATGAAAGAGCAGGTCGTGTCAGAGCTCAAGGAAGTCCTGATAGAGACGGTTCAGTTACCTTAGTTGGTGCAGTATCTCCATCTGGTGGTGACTTTACAGAACCTGTTACTACTCACACTATGAGATTTATCAAAACCTTCTGGGCTCTAGATGCAAAACTTGCTTACTCTAGACACTATCCATCAATTAATTGGATGAATAGTTACTCTGGTTATCTTGCAGATATTGCAAAGTGGTGGGGTGAAAATATTAACGAAGATTGGCTTAGTCTTAGAAGTGAAGCTTATGGAATTTTACAAAGAGAAGATACACTAAAAGAAATTGTTAGACTCTTAGGTCCTGAAGCATTACCTGATGAAGAAAAATTAATTCTTGAAGTAGCAAGGATGGTAAAGATTGGTTTACTACAACAAAACTCATTTGATGATGTTGATACTTACTGTAGTCCAGAAAAACAATACAAATTATTGAAATTACTAGTTGACTTTTACAGAAAGGGTCAACAAGCACTGAAAGAAGGTGCAGCATTATCTGATATCCGTGCAATGGCAGTTGTTACTTTGATTCTCAAAGCAAGAATGGATGTCAAAGATGATGAGATGCCAAAACTTGATCAATTAGATAAAGATATGCAAGAACAATTCAAAGCAATTACAGGAGTGAAAGTTTCAAATTGA
- a CDS encoding V-type ATP synthase subunit B: MTTEGGVQYSKIAEIKGPLVIVDDVENAAFDELVEIETNDGQRRLGKVLEVGNGKAIVQVFEGTSGLSISGTNAKFVGKVMEMPVSKEVLGRVFDGLGRPKDGLPDPIADKFIDINGEPMNPEQREYPKDFIQTGVSVIDGMITLVRGQKLPIFSGSGMSHNLLAAQIARQASVVGTSDDFAVVFAAIGVQYSEAEYFRRSLEESGALKRSVLFLNTADDPAIERIITPRVALTVAEYLAFELGMHVLVILTDMTNYAEALREISAAREEVPGRKGYPGYLYTDLSTIYERAGKLNGRKGSVTQVPILSMPSDDITHPIPDLTGYITEGQVVLGRDLFRQGIYPPINILMSLSRLMKDGIGEGSTRADHGEVSNQVYDAYSRAQEVRALAGIVGKAGLTEIDLKYMDVGDVFENEFLAQATDENRTIEETLGILWKIVSKLPKNEITKIKDKYIDEYYKEE, translated from the coding sequence TTGACAACTGAAGGCGGAGTTCAATACAGTAAGATTGCAGAAATCAAAGGACCTCTAGTAATTGTTGATGATGTAGAAAATGCAGCATTTGATGAACTTGTAGAAATTGAAACTAATGATGGTCAACGAAGACTAGGTAAAGTTCTTGAAGTTGGAAACGGTAAAGCTATTGTCCAAGTCTTTGAGGGAACATCTGGATTATCTATCTCTGGAACTAACGCAAAATTTGTTGGCAAAGTTATGGAAATGCCAGTTTCAAAAGAAGTACTTGGTAGAGTATTTGATGGATTAGGAAGACCAAAAGACGGACTACCAGATCCAATTGCTGATAAATTTATTGACATTAATGGTGAACCAATGAATCCTGAACAACGAGAATATCCAAAGGACTTCATTCAAACTGGTGTGTCTGTAATTGATGGAATGATTACTCTAGTTAGAGGACAAAAACTTCCAATCTTTTCTGGCTCTGGTATGTCTCACAATCTATTGGCTGCACAAATTGCAAGACAAGCAAGTGTTGTTGGAACCAGTGATGATTTTGCAGTAGTTTTTGCTGCAATTGGTGTGCAATACAGTGAAGCAGAATATTTCAGACGAAGTCTTGAAGAATCAGGTGCTCTAAAAAGAAGTGTACTATTTCTAAACACAGCAGACGATCCTGCTATTGAGAGAATCATTACTCCTCGTGTAGCATTAACTGTTGCAGAATACTTGGCATTTGAATTAGGAATGCATGTTTTGGTAATTCTTACTGATATGACAAACTATGCAGAGGCACTCAGAGAAATTAGTGCAGCAAGAGAAGAAGTCCCTGGAAGAAAGGGATATCCTGGTTATCTTTACACTGACCTCTCAACAATCTATGAGAGAGCAGGAAAACTAAATGGAAGAAAAGGAAGTGTAACACAAGTTCCAATTTTATCAATGCCTTCTGATGATATTACTCACCCAATTCCAGATCTTACAGGTTACATTACAGAAGGTCAAGTCGTACTTGGTAGAGATTTATTCAGACAAGGAATCTATCCTCCAATCAATATCTTGATGAGTCTTAGCAGATTAATGAAAGACGGAATTGGTGAAGGAAGTACAAGAGCAGATCATGGTGAAGTATCAAACCAAGTTTATGATGCATACTCTCGTGCACAAGAAGTAAGAGCACTTGCAGGAATTGTTGGTAAAGCAGGACTAACTGAAATTGATTTAAAGTACATGGATGTCGGTGATGTCTTTGAAAATGAATTCCTAGCACAAGCAACAGATGAGAACAGAACTATTGAAGAAACACTTGGAATCTTATGGAAGATTGTTTCTAAACTACCAAAGAATGAGATTACCAAAATTAAAGACAAATACATAGACGAGTACTACAAGGAAGAGTAA
- a CDS encoding V-type ATP synthase subunit D — protein sequence MSFGQNVAATKIELLKYKKSTQVAVMVQKILDDKRKVLLKNIEEMIEEASKARGGIWEPLQDIYQSVNEAYLALGTNTVDSVAESTPPVMEVEVHVRRVVDVKIPALSVTEKDTKSMPYGFADTNSSIDRAAKQIKELLPKICKAAEYENSIFSLAKALEKTQKLLNALENVIIPQYQQKIRFILATLEEREREEFAKLKKVKAKMESRK from the coding sequence ATGTCATTTGGACAAAATGTTGCAGCCACAAAAATTGAGCTTCTAAAATACAAAAAATCTACTCAAGTAGCCGTAATGGTTCAGAAAATTTTAGATGATAAACGTAAAGTGCTTTTAAAAAATATTGAAGAGATGATTGAAGAAGCATCAAAAGCAAGAGGTGGAATTTGGGAACCACTACAAGACATTTATCAATCAGTAAACGAAGCATATCTGGCATTAGGAACCAATACTGTTGATTCTGTTGCTGAATCTACTCCTCCAGTAATGGAAGTAGAGGTTCATGTAAGAAGAGTTGTTGATGTTAAGATTCCGGCATTATCTGTAACTGAGAAAGATACAAAATCAATGCCTTATGGTTTTGCTGATACAAATTCTTCAATTGATAGAGCAGCAAAACAAATCAAGGAATTACTTCCAAAAATCTGCAAAGCTGCTGAATATGAAAATTCAATTTTTAGTTTAGCAAAAGCACTTGAGAAAACACAAAAGCTTCTCAATGCACTTGAAAATGTCATTATTCCACAATATCAACAAAAAATTCGATTTATTCTTGCAACTCTTGAGGAAAGAGAAAGAGAAGAATTCGCAAAGTTAAAAAAAGTGAAGGCAAAGATGGAAAGTAGAAAATAA
- a CDS encoding ATP synthase subunit C — protein MLLLAASAISILGSTGVAFAAEDGASSGDSMKLLGAGLAFGIAAGGAGIGLGQVGAAGLAVISENPALQSKVFIFVGMVESIAIYGIVMMFIILGQ, from the coding sequence TTGTTACTTTTGGCAGCATCAGCAATTTCAATTCTCGGATCAACCGGAGTTGCATTTGCAGCAGAAGATGGTGCATCTAGTGGCGACTCTATGAAACTCCTCGGTGCTGGATTGGCCTTTGGTATTGCAGCTGGTGGAGCAGGAATAGGTCTTGGTCAAGTAGGTGCAGCAGGTCTTGCAGTCATTAGTGAGAACCCAGCTTTACAGTCTAAGGTGTTCATCTTCGTAGGTATGGTAGAATCAATTGCTATCTACGGTATAGTTATGATGTTTATCATCTTAGGACAATAG
- the pyrI gene encoding aspartate carbamoyltransferase regulatory subunit has translation MEQSELMVRRIKEGTVIDHIDEGKGLQVLNALRIDGGDGSLITIALNVPSGKFKKKDIIKVENKFLKDDDTNKLAVIAPKSTINIIKDFKLVEKRRVSLPNEIDRIFRCSNPDCITNSAEHIESVMDVIDKEGRVLKCRYCARVLDVNKLKYN, from the coding sequence ATGGAACAATCTGAACTTATGGTTAGAAGAATCAAGGAAGGTACAGTAATTGACCATATTGATGAAGGTAAGGGTCTTCAAGTCCTAAATGCACTAAGAATTGATGGTGGGGATGGAAGCCTAATCACTATTGCTCTGAATGTTCCCAGCGGTAAATTCAAGAAAAAAGACATCATAAAAGTTGAAAATAAATTTCTAAAAGATGATGATACAAACAAACTAGCAGTGATTGCTCCAAAATCAACTATCAACATAATTAAGGATTTTAAGCTGGTTGAGAAGCGAAGAGTTTCACTTCCAAATGAGATTGATAGGATATTTCGATGCTCAAATCCAGATTGTATTACCAATAGTGCCGAACATATCGAATCTGTAATGGATGTTATTGATAAAGAAGGAAGAGTCCTAAAGTGTAGATATTGTGCAAGAGTTTTGGATGTGAATAAGCTAAAATATAATTAA
- the pyrB gene encoding aspartate carbamoyltransferase encodes MNEFYQKDIISIKDFNKEQLEKIFSSTDKIIQLNPTDRREICKGKTLGYLFYEPSTRTRLSFDAAMASVGGNSLGISNVTSSSTQKGESLADTVKIMSIYSDVLVLRHTLDGSSRFAAEVSEKPVINAGSGTEEHPTQAIQDLYTIKKEKKKIDGLKIGIVGDLKYGRTVYSLLYGLGNYDVDVRLISPESLRIRSDSVYEIKKRLDFKESTIIEEHIDELDVLYVTRIQKERFPDEEEYLKVKGSYVVGLDLLKQMKDDAIILHPLPRIDEISPEVDNTKNAKYFKQAEYGKHTRAALLGLTLNENAF; translated from the coding sequence ATGAACGAGTTCTACCAAAAAGACATCATCTCAATTAAGGACTTTAACAAGGAACAACTCGAAAAAATCTTTTCATCTACTGATAAGATTATCCAGCTAAATCCAACTGATAGGCGAGAGATCTGTAAAGGCAAGACATTGGGATATCTATTCTATGAACCAAGCACTAGAACCCGTCTTAGTTTTGATGCTGCAATGGCATCAGTTGGTGGAAATTCCTTGGGAATATCAAATGTTACTTCGTCATCCACACAAAAAGGTGAGAGTCTAGCTGATACTGTAAAAATCATGTCAATTTACTCAGATGTTCTGGTTTTACGACATACCTTAGATGGTTCTAGTAGATTTGCAGCAGAAGTTTCAGAGAAACCAGTAATTAATGCCGGGAGTGGAACTGAGGAGCATCCCACACAGGCAATTCAAGATTTGTACACTATTAAAAAAGAGAAGAAAAAGATTGATGGATTAAAGATTGGAATTGTTGGTGATCTAAAATACGGCCGTACTGTATATTCACTTTTGTATGGACTTGGAAATTATGATGTTGATGTGAGATTGATTTCGCCTGAATCACTTCGTATTCGCTCTGATTCAGTTTATGAAATCAAAAAGAGATTGGATTTCAAAGAATCAACAATTATTGAAGAGCATATTGATGAACTTGATGTTCTTTATGTGACAAGAATTCAAAAAGAGAGATTCCCTGATGAAGAAGAATATCTTAAAGTTAAAGGAAGTTATGTAGTTGGTTTGGATTTACTAAAACAAATGAAAGATGATGCAATAATTTTACATCCACTACCTAGAATTGATGAAATTTCTCCTGAAGTTGATAATACAAAAAATGCTAAATACTTTAAGCAAGCTGAATATGGGAAACATACACGTGCAGCCCTCTTAGGCTTGACTCTAAATGAGAATGCATTTTAA
- a CDS encoding LON peptidase substrate-binding domain-containing protein: MTQTKIIPIFPLDLVLFPRQELPLRIFEPRYKQLVDDCMIGDGQFGVCLIDENNSVNGWNSPKLVGTIAKITKCEDVNMDGLQLHIETIGRNSFKIKKIIPPSISQPANYDPLSVEGHQEISDMHEKIGTGEKMYIRAEVEMIPEIDENISLGEWNDLVELWKKKIITQALPQIVEPHSLEHVLEQYYLTTETPTIDYIYSLAALGAKDPNELQPILEARTKEELIQSMHQLLTVK; this comes from the coding sequence TTGACACAAACTAAGATTATTCCAATATTTCCTTTAGATTTAGTTTTATTTCCTAGACAAGAACTCCCACTTAGAATTTTTGAACCTAGATACAAGCAATTAGTTGATGACTGCATGATTGGTGATGGGCAATTTGGTGTGTGTCTTATTGATGAAAATAATTCTGTAAATGGTTGGAATTCTCCCAAACTCGTAGGAACAATTGCAAAAATAACAAAATGTGAAGATGTCAACATGGATGGATTACAACTTCACATTGAAACAATTGGACGAAATTCATTTAAGATAAAAAAAATTATTCCTCCATCAATTTCCCAGCCTGCTAACTATGATCCCCTTTCAGTTGAAGGACATCAGGAGATATCTGACATGCATGAGAAAATTGGCACTGGCGAGAAAATGTACATTAGAGCTGAAGTTGAAATGATTCCTGAAATTGATGAGAATATTTCACTTGGAGAATGGAATGATTTAGTTGAATTGTGGAAAAAGAAAATTATTACACAGGCATTACCGCAAATTGTAGAACCACACTCATTAGAACATGTTCTTGAGCAATACTATCTTACTACTGAAACACCAACAATAGATTACATCTATTCATTAGCTGCACTAGGTGCAAAAGATCCTAATGAACTTCAACCAATTCTAGAAGCAAGAACAAAAGAAGAATTAATTCAAAGTATGCATCAATTACTGACAGTAAAATAG
- a CDS encoding PEFG-CTERM sorting domain-containing protein translates to MMSIKKLGIFMIVGCLFFPASSVYGHGLGIDTISSVNIQGEKISISVEMPMYFENDHEQITITATNDETKETAKNVTFLIGLFQNNEMIFRNYFFAEDGILPIKVIPTEDEKITIHGEQDSLLGAWHGTETNPIEITGSVFNSGGLYNFEIEVRTIDEPTNIIEDSGVYYADLSIVSTQSFPQEDLENNNVDFRVKSYFDKMSNFSYDPEAKQVTIEMPFDWSENKMSHIPVVHVEVHFPKDFAEFLSPSYSGYANGVELFKASVTVDDYTEDDERIVHFVLLQDHLRFIKNQMKQSEKPLSENIIFTLSKSEKTAFPLTAYTKSEDFQVNLSWDPLDIEPGIDTNFVFTIRDGKTGEPLRNSDYTFVIIQNGQEIHRTSGTAQVGGEFEKYTFAEEQTGPTIIKFENIRNSGQETEFGLVVAPEFGTIVMFVLVISIIGIILVSKKIPLATKLQQV, encoded by the coding sequence ATGATGTCAATCAAAAAACTTGGAATTTTTATGATAGTCGGATGCTTGTTTTTTCCTGCAAGTAGTGTTTATGGACACGGATTAGGTATTGATACCATATCCTCAGTAAATATCCAAGGAGAAAAAATTTCCATCTCAGTTGAGATGCCAATGTATTTTGAAAATGATCATGAACAAATTACAATCACTGCTACTAATGATGAAACTAAAGAAACTGCAAAAAATGTGACATTTCTAATTGGTTTGTTTCAAAATAATGAAATGATCTTTAGAAATTACTTTTTTGCAGAGGATGGCATCTTGCCAATTAAAGTAATACCTACAGAAGATGAAAAAATTACCATTCATGGTGAGCAAGATTCTTTGCTTGGTGCATGGCATGGAACAGAAACTAATCCAATAGAAATTACTGGTTCTGTATTTAATTCCGGCGGCTTGTATAATTTTGAGATAGAAGTTAGAACCATTGATGAGCCTACTAACATTATTGAAGATTCCGGAGTATACTATGCAGATTTGAGCATTGTCTCAACCCAATCATTTCCACAAGAAGATCTAGAAAACAATAATGTAGATTTTCGTGTAAAATCATATTTTGATAAAATGTCGAATTTTTCATATGATCCTGAGGCTAAACAGGTAACAATTGAAATGCCATTTGATTGGAGTGAAAATAAAATGTCTCATATACCAGTTGTTCACGTAGAGGTTCATTTTCCAAAAGATTTTGCTGAATTTCTTAGTCCTAGTTATTCTGGCTATGCTAATGGTGTAGAATTATTCAAAGCTTCAGTTACAGTTGATGATTATACAGAAGATGATGAAAGAATAGTTCACTTTGTTTTATTGCAAGATCATCTACGATTCATAAAAAACCAAATGAAACAATCAGAAAAACCACTTTCTGAAAATATTATTTTCACTTTATCTAAAAGTGAAAAAACTGCATTTCCACTTACAGCATATACAAAAAGTGAGGACTTTCAAGTAAATCTTTCTTGGGATCCCTTAGATATTGAACCTGGTATTGATACAAATTTTGTTTTTACAATTCGAGATGGTAAAACTGGTGAGCCACTAAGAAATTCTGATTATACTTTTGTAATAATTCAAAATGGACAAGAAATTCATCGTACATCAGGTACAGCTCAAGTTGGAGGTGAATTTGAAAAATATACATTTGCTGAAGAACAGACAGGCCCAACTATAATCAAATTTGAAAACATTAGAAATTCTGGGCAAGAAACTGAATTTGGACTAGTTGTTGCACCTGAGTTTGGAACAATTGTAATGTTTGTTTTAGTAATTTCAATTATTGGAATAATTTTAGTTTCTAAAAAAATACCTTTAGCAACTAAATTGCAACAAGTTTAA
- a CDS encoding CopG family ribbon-helix-helix protein codes for MPIVSISLNDEILSELDKLQTSMGFSGRSEAIRAGIRAFVSEEKQKSDLSGDIHAILLVVHNDEFDHVVSGITHNFEDLITTHLHSKIEKEKCMELFVIDGDAEKVSIMTKDFQTNKNMDTVKLVAI; via the coding sequence ATGCCAATAGTCTCAATCTCATTAAATGATGAGATCCTCTCCGAATTAGACAAACTACAAACTTCTATGGGGTTTTCAGGAAGATCAGAGGCAATTAGAGCAGGAATTAGAGCATTTGTTTCTGAAGAAAAACAAAAGTCAGATTTGTCAGGGGATATTCATGCCATACTTTTGGTAGTCCATAATGACGAGTTTGATCATGTAGTATCAGGAATCACCCATAATTTTGAAGACTTGATTACTACACATCTACACAGCAAAATTGAGAAAGAAAAATGCATGGAGTTGTTTGTAATTGATGGAGATGCTGAAAAAGTTTCTATCATGACAAAAGATTTTCAGACAAATAAAAATATGGACACAGTTAAACTTGTTGCAATTTAG
- a CDS encoding zinc ABC transporter substrate-binding protein: MNIQTKLAITAILIVIPLSSIAVYGTNFEQDFSPNSNSKLQAMTSFYVLQEFAENIGRDKVDVTLLVPEGVEPHDWEPTIKDVQKMQAADLIIINGIGFENWVHKLDKMNNHITIVDTSNGILIKLFDEDLEHGDEHHDSDDPHIWLNPVYAKIQVQNIAMAFSNLDNQNQKFYQLNANQYISELESLDSKIRNELKSCNSDFIAFHDAFSYFADEYGLTQHTITSSNISHGEVTAKTLQEVISTAKKFNIKVIFSEKNIDSKTTNIIANEIGGKVLVLSPLEVFSGDSYISAMTQNLENLKEALC, encoded by the coding sequence GTGAATATTCAGACAAAACTAGCAATTACAGCAATTTTGATAGTAATCCCATTAAGCTCAATTGCAGTTTATGGAACAAACTTTGAGCAAGATTTCTCACCAAATTCAAATTCAAAATTACAAGCAATGACATCATTTTATGTTCTTCAGGAATTTGCTGAGAATATAGGACGAGATAAAGTGGATGTCACACTTCTTGTTCCAGAAGGAGTAGAACCTCATGATTGGGAGCCAACCATTAAAGATGTTCAAAAAATGCAAGCAGCAGATCTAATAATTATCAATGGAATTGGTTTTGAAAATTGGGTTCATAAATTAGATAAGATGAATAACCATATAACAATCGTTGATACAAGTAACGGAATTTTAATAAAATTATTTGATGAAGACCTGGAACATGGTGATGAACATCATGATTCAGACGATCCACACATTTGGCTAAATCCTGTATATGCAAAAATACAAGTTCAAAATATTGCTATGGCTTTTTCAAATTTAGATAACCAAAATCAGAAATTCTATCAATTAAATGCTAATCAATACATCTCTGAATTAGAAAGTCTAGATTCCAAGATAAGAAATGAATTGAAGAGTTGTAACAGTGATTTTATTGCATTTCATGATGCTTTTTCATATTTTGCAGATGAATATGGTTTGACTCAACATACTATCACCTCATCAAACATATCACATGGTGAAGTAACTGCAAAAACTTTACAAGAGGTAATCTCTACTGCAAAAAAATTTAACATTAAAGTAATTTTTAGTGAAAAAAATATTGATTCTAAAACAACTAATATTATTGCAAATGAAATTGGAGGAAAGGTCTTAGTATTATCTCCTCTCGAAGTTTTCTCTGGAGATTCATATATTTCTGCAATGACACAAAATCTTGAGAATCTAAAGGAGGCATTGTGTTGA
- a CDS encoding metal ABC transporter ATP-binding protein has protein sequence MLKVVEINNLTVQYPDVKALDDVSFEVNQGDFLGIIGPNGAGKSTLFDSMLGLNTKYKGTIKFFGEDIRKSKDYLKEIGYVPQKPIFEKNFPVTVTDVVRMGLRKESDENKIDEILQQLWIHELSDRRIGELSGGQQQRVFIAKALITKPQILILDEPVTGIDQQSIDLFYSILRELNSKQKITIIWSSHDLDAVNQLANHVACLNRTLFFHGESEKFFSNDDLVKQYSEASMQEHMHHH, from the coding sequence GTGTTGAAAGTAGTTGAAATTAATAATCTGACTGTTCAATATCCTGATGTTAAAGCACTTGATGATGTTAGTTTTGAAGTAAATCAAGGCGACTTTTTAGGCATAATTGGCCCTAATGGAGCAGGAAAATCTACTCTTTTTGATTCTATGTTGGGATTAAATACAAAGTATAAGGGAACTATCAAATTTTTTGGCGAAGACATTAGAAAATCAAAAGATTATCTGAAAGAAATTGGATATGTACCACAAAAACCAATCTTTGAAAAAAATTTTCCAGTAACAGTAACTGATGTTGTACGAATGGGCTTACGAAAAGAATCTGATGAAAATAAAATTGATGAGATCTTACAACAATTATGGATTCATGAATTAAGTGATAGAAGAATTGGTGAATTATCTGGTGGACAACAACAGCGTGTATTTATTGCAAAAGCCTTGATTACAAAACCACAAATTCTGATTTTAGATGAACCTGTAACGGGAATTGATCAACAGAGCATAGATTTGTTTTATAGTATACTTAGAGAACTAAATTCTAAACAGAAAATCACGATCATTTGGTCATCTCATGATCTAGATGCGGTAAATCAACTTGCTAATCATGTTGCATGTCTTAATAGAACATTATTTTTCCATGGTGAATCTGAAAAATTCTTTTCTAATGATGACCTAGTCAAGCAATACTCTGAAGCATCAATGCAGGAACATATGCATCATCATTAA
- a CDS encoding metal ABC transporter permease, whose product MHRALISGIAIAILCSVVGLFLVLRRYSLFGDAIAHSSFGGIALGLLAGVYPLWTAYGVSIASALIITKIKDRYNISGDASIAVLLSSGIAVGLVIIGLSGGFTIDIFSFLFGSILLVSVDDTVLILALTGVILIVILLLYRQLLYSTFNEEQAKVSGIPVEKINYLIVFMAGITVVTSIQLVGVLLISALFVIPNVTAIMYGKGFKQTAIISMSFSVFSVVVGILLSYIFDITPAGTIVLLAIGLLAGTMGIKSSGLLSKN is encoded by the coding sequence ATGCATAGAGCATTAATCTCAGGCATAGCAATTGCTATTCTTTGTTCAGTTGTTGGTTTGTTTTTGGTTTTAAGACGATACTCTCTATTTGGTGATGCAATTGCACATTCATCCTTTGGTGGAATTGCATTAGGATTACTAGCAGGTGTTTATCCTTTATGGACTGCTTATGGTGTTTCAATTGCAAGTGCATTGATAATTACAAAAATCAAAGACAGATACAACATATCAGGTGATGCCTCAATTGCAGTTCTTTTGTCATCAGGTATTGCAGTAGGATTAGTGATTATTGGATTATCAGGCGGCTTTACTATTGATATCTTTAGTTTTCTCTTTGGCAGTATTCTTCTTGTAAGCGTAGATGACACTGTACTAATTTTAGCACTAACTGGAGTAATTCTAATAGTAATTTTATTACTGTATCGTCAGCTCCTTTATTCCACATTTAATGAAGAGCAGGCCAAAGTTAGTGGAATTCCTGTTGAGAAAATAAATTATCTGATTGTGTTTATGGCAGGAATAACTGTAGTTACATCAATACAGCTTGTAGGTGTTTTACTAATTTCAGCTTTGTTTGTAATACCCAATGTAACTGCAATTATGTATGGCAAGGGATTCAAACAAACTGCAATAATTTCGATGAGCTTTTCTGTCTTTTCTGTAGTTGTAGGAATTCTACTATCTTACATATTTGATATAACTCCTGCAGGAACTATTGTTTTGCTGGCAATTGGTTTACTTGCAGGTACTATGGGAATAAAATCTTCAGGATTATTATCTAAGAATTAA